Proteins encoded by one window of Kribbella flavida DSM 17836:
- a CDS encoding GNAT family N-acetyltransferase: MSVDVRAYVPDDAEATWESYFRAIRDTASKDYSPAQIAAWAPASADLVEWNERRSAAHTFVAVVDERVVGFSDVTDDGLLDMLFVHPDAGGRGAARALVGAVVAKARELGLAELHTHASRTARPAFERLGFEVERANDQNWIRGENLPNYDMRLTLDYGVSP; the protein is encoded by the coding sequence GTGAGTGTTGACGTGCGTGCCTACGTCCCTGACGACGCGGAAGCGACCTGGGAGTCGTACTTCCGGGCCATTCGCGACACAGCATCGAAGGACTACTCGCCGGCGCAGATCGCCGCGTGGGCGCCGGCATCGGCCGATCTCGTGGAGTGGAACGAACGCCGGTCGGCGGCCCACACCTTCGTCGCGGTGGTGGACGAGCGGGTCGTGGGATTCAGCGACGTCACCGACGACGGTCTGCTCGACATGCTTTTTGTCCACCCGGACGCCGGCGGCCGCGGCGCTGCCCGGGCCCTCGTCGGCGCGGTCGTCGCCAAGGCCCGCGAGCTGGGGCTGGCCGAGCTCCACACGCACGCGAGCCGAACGGCGCGGCCCGCGTTCGAGCGTTTGGGCTTCGAGGTGGAACGGGCCAACGACCAGAACTGGATCCGCGGCGAGAACCTGCCCAACTACGACATGCGCCTGACGCTCGACTATGGCGTGTCTCCCTAG
- a CDS encoding alpha/beta hydrolase, whose protein sequence is MITKSTKRPIHRSSAAYGVALVPSLTGYGDKAHPLGPEVGLDTHVGIVGSIVEQDLTDVVLVGHSYAGMVISSAANQVLIDLATKSDSGWRVPPLPEMPRPFGLFGVTDPADVAWLRSMLSDHPVRCLQQPVRLDNPDVHKIPRTQIHCTVGPDGFERRPVPAVQPNGSPAQVWELATGHDCMITMPAELAELLLKLG, encoded by the coding sequence GTGATCACGAAGTCGACGAAAAGGCCGATCCATCGCTCCAGTGCGGCGTACGGCGTCGCGCTGGTCCCGTCGCTGACCGGGTACGGCGACAAGGCTCACCCGCTCGGTCCCGAGGTGGGGCTCGACACGCACGTCGGCATCGTCGGCTCGATCGTCGAGCAAGACCTCACCGACGTCGTCCTCGTGGGGCACAGCTACGCCGGCATGGTCATCTCATCCGCGGCCAACCAGGTCTTGATCGACCTCGCGACGAAGTCGGACAGTGGCTGGCGTGTGCCGCCGCTGCCGGAGATGCCGCGGCCGTTCGGGCTGTTCGGAGTCACGGATCCGGCAGACGTCGCCTGGCTGCGCTCGATGCTGTCGGACCACCCCGTACGTTGCCTCCAGCAACCGGTCCGGCTCGACAACCCGGACGTGCACAAGATCCCTCGGACGCAGATCCACTGCACTGTCGGACCGGACGGCTTCGAACGGCGCCCGGTCCCGGCCGTACAGCCCAACGGCAGCCCCGCCCAGGTGTGGGAACTCGCCACCGGCCACGACTGCATGATCACCATGCCGGCCGAACTCGCCGAACTACTGCTCAAGCTCGGTTGA
- a CDS encoding GNAT family N-acetyltransferase has product MQTAAYRDDLHVLVEAPDATMASSATMWFDEVNKTIEFEPVGTHPAYRRLGLARAMMLHGMRLAQEAGATHATVVCLGAPGHPAARGLYYGLGFRERSRDALLIKTGTAS; this is encoded by the coding sequence GTGCAGACGGCGGCCTACCGCGACGACCTGCACGTCCTGGTGGAGGCGCCGGACGCAACGATGGCGTCCTCGGCGACCATGTGGTTCGACGAGGTGAACAAGACCATCGAGTTCGAGCCCGTCGGAACGCACCCGGCCTACCGACGGCTCGGGCTGGCCAGGGCGATGATGCTGCACGGGATGCGGCTGGCGCAGGAGGCCGGCGCTACCCACGCGACGGTCGTCTGCCTGGGTGCGCCGGGGCATCCCGCGGCGCGCGGCCTGTACTACGGCCTGGGGTTCCGGGAGCGCTCGCGGGACGCGCTGCTGATCAAAACCGGGACGGCGAGCTAG
- a CDS encoding RidA family protein, with protein sequence MSERRSILSGSTFEEQIGYARAVVDGDWVHVSGTTGFDYATMTISDDVVEQAKQCLRNIEAALTAAQCTFADVVRVRCLLPDRADFEPCWPTLRRAFGEVRPAATMLVCGLADPRMKIEIETYARRPAG encoded by the coding sequence ATGTCAGAACGACGCTCGATCCTCAGCGGCTCGACGTTCGAGGAGCAGATCGGCTACGCCCGCGCCGTGGTCGACGGCGACTGGGTGCACGTGTCCGGAACGACCGGATTCGACTACGCCACCATGACGATCTCGGACGACGTCGTCGAGCAGGCGAAGCAGTGCCTGCGCAACATCGAGGCCGCGCTCACCGCCGCACAGTGCACCTTCGCCGACGTGGTCCGGGTGCGCTGTCTCCTGCCCGACCGAGCCGACTTCGAGCCCTGCTGGCCCACCCTGCGTCGGGCCTTCGGCGAGGTCCGGCCGGCCGCCACGATGCTCGTGTGCGGTCTCGCCGACCCGCGGATGAAGATCGAGATCGAGACGTACGCCCGCCGCCCTGCCGGCTAG